A DNA window from Deltaproteobacteria bacterium contains the following coding sequences:
- a CDS encoding efflux RND transporter periplasmic adaptor subunit: MKKKSKKWVYFILLLLILGLGFLIWNFYFQQADEESINKIFSVTRSDIQKSILTTGLVQPYNRLEIKPPIAGRAEEVLVNEGDRVTKGQILAWMSSTERAVLLDAARAQGSETLKYWETLYKPTPLIAPLDGMIIAKTIQSGQTVTGQDPVLVMSDKLIVKAQVDETDMSTVRLGQKAEFVLDAYSQQKIQAHVDHIAFEAKTVNNVTVYEVDVLAEEIPEFMRSGMTANVTFYVENKSQVLTLPLEAISHYKNKNFVWQTNPQDPQNPIQKEIQVGLTDGKKVEILSGLQEGEKAMLKNKNGKGDKSKTSASPLGSPLGTPRH; the protein is encoded by the coding sequence GTGAAGAAAAAAAGCAAAAAATGGGTTTATTTTATTCTTCTGCTTCTAATTTTAGGTCTAGGTTTTTTGATTTGGAATTTTTATTTTCAACAGGCGGATGAAGAATCTATCAACAAAATATTTTCTGTCACACGCTCCGATATTCAAAAAAGTATTCTGACTACAGGCCTGGTTCAACCTTACAATCGATTGGAAATAAAGCCTCCTATTGCGGGTCGAGCGGAAGAAGTTCTGGTGAATGAGGGGGATAGGGTCACCAAAGGACAAATTCTGGCCTGGATGAGTTCTACCGAAAGAGCTGTATTGTTGGACGCCGCTCGGGCACAAGGATCGGAAACTTTAAAATATTGGGAAACTCTTTACAAACCTACTCCTTTAATTGCTCCTTTGGACGGGATGATTATCGCAAAAACCATTCAATCGGGACAAACGGTGACGGGACAAGATCCTGTTTTGGTGATGTCTGATAAACTCATCGTGAAAGCGCAAGTAGATGAAACGGATATGAGCACTGTACGTCTGGGGCAAAAGGCGGAGTTTGTTTTGGATGCCTATAGCCAACAAAAAATTCAGGCCCATGTGGACCACATTGCCTTTGAAGCCAAGACGGTAAACAACGTGACGGTTTATGAAGTCGATGTGTTGGCAGAAGAAATTCCCGAGTTTATGCGCAGTGGGATGACCGCCAATGTCACTTTTTATGTGGAAAATAAATCGCAAGTATTAACTCTGCCGCTGGAAGCCATCAGTCATTATAAAAACAAAAATTTTGTTTGGCAGACCAATCCTCAAGATCCGCAAAATCCCATTCAGAAGGAGATTCAGGTAGGTTTGACTGATGGTAAGAAAGTAGAGATTCTTTCAGGTTTGCAGGAAGGTGAAAAGGCGATGCTTAAAAATAAAAATGGGAAAGGGGATAAGAGTAAGACTTC